In one Thermodesulfobium acidiphilum genomic region, the following are encoded:
- the selB gene encoding selenocysteine-specific translation elongation factor — MRDFILGTAGHIDHGKTELIARLTGRRTERFPEERIRGMTIDIGFSSLKLPCGKTLGIVDVPGHERFIDNMLVGSAGVDLALLVVAADEGIKEQTREHFEILKLLEVKDGLVVITKKDLVDEELLEYLKEEIKDFVKGSFLENNPIICASSVTGEGFDEILRVLNDKVELLYSKEYDDNEKPFRLFIDRKFKIKGFGLVVTGTVYSGSIRVGDSLEILPFKDTVRVKNLESHFRKVQEGHTGMRLAVNINTTLDESFVTRGKVLVEKNYYKESTKFVGFLNILNSYENLKNNKRVHLYVGSSSSVCRLTLYDDLLEGKTSYIVKLSCQNPICAVRGDKFILRDPSAKKTLGGGVILDNEQVKLKDLPGYLNDKTIIDKKDLSLNISKVVERKGIVELFDLAKKVNYKSEYVKKFISETSLNTFESDGKIYLFSYDYQKSLFEKLEDIIFEIESKNPFQTQISKEEILKKLDSPIAQNIIDKYAKKKGYLVDKTYLLKERVSNEVLSMVDEVERDIKNLGFSVLPLDEISLKYKDKKAFNSVVAILKRTQKILQVSISPEIYIHSSTLERLIDLLKDFFQRNNELSVSDFKELTNTTRKFSIPLLEFCDKMSFTKRVGNIRQKGKKL, encoded by the coding sequence ATGAGAGATTTTATTTTAGGAACTGCAGGCCACATAGATCACGGTAAAACTGAATTAATTGCAAGATTGACCGGGAGAAGAACTGAACGTTTCCCTGAAGAGAGAATCAGGGGTATGACTATTGACATTGGATTCTCCAGTTTAAAATTGCCATGTGGAAAGACACTAGGTATTGTAGATGTTCCAGGACACGAACGGTTTATTGATAATATGCTTGTAGGTTCGGCAGGTGTTGATCTTGCTCTTTTGGTAGTGGCAGCTGATGAAGGAATAAAAGAGCAAACTAGAGAACACTTTGAAATATTAAAGCTTTTAGAAGTTAAAGATGGTTTGGTCGTTATTACAAAAAAGGATTTAGTTGATGAGGAACTACTAGAATACCTAAAGGAAGAGATAAAAGATTTTGTTAAAGGTAGTTTTTTGGAAAATAATCCTATAATTTGTGCCTCTTCAGTAACGGGTGAAGGGTTTGATGAAATATTAAGAGTATTAAATGACAAGGTAGAACTTCTTTATTCAAAGGAATATGATGATAACGAAAAGCCTTTCAGGCTTTTTATAGATAGAAAATTTAAAATTAAGGGCTTTGGGCTTGTTGTGACTGGTACTGTTTATTCTGGAAGTATAAGGGTAGGTGATTCTTTAGAAATATTACCATTTAAAGATACTGTCAGAGTAAAAAATCTTGAAAGCCATTTTAGAAAGGTTCAGGAAGGTCACACTGGTATGAGGTTAGCTGTAAATATTAATACTACTCTGGATGAAAGTTTTGTTACAAGAGGGAAAGTGCTTGTTGAGAAGAATTATTATAAAGAATCTACAAAATTTGTAGGATTTTTGAACATTTTAAATTCGTATGAAAATCTTAAAAACAACAAAAGAGTTCATTTATATGTAGGTTCGTCTTCAAGTGTATGTAGGCTAACTCTTTATGATGATCTTTTAGAAGGGAAAACGTCATACATTGTAAAACTCTCCTGCCAAAATCCTATTTGTGCAGTAAGAGGTGATAAGTTTATTTTAAGAGATCCATCAGCAAAAAAAACGCTTGGTGGAGGAGTAATATTAGATAATGAACAAGTTAAGTTAAAGGATTTACCTGGATATTTGAACGATAAGACAATTATTGACAAAAAAGACTTGAGTTTAAATATTTCTAAAGTAGTTGAAAGAAAGGGCATTGTAGAGCTTTTCGATCTTGCAAAGAAAGTTAATTATAAATCTGAGTACGTTAAAAAATTTATTTCTGAAACTTCCTTAAACACCTTTGAAAGTGATGGTAAGATTTATTTATTTAGCTATGACTATCAGAAAAGCTTGTTTGAAAAGTTGGAAGATATTATCTTTGAAATAGAATCAAAAAATCCTTTTCAAACTCAGATATCAAAGGAGGAGATATTAAAAAAGTTAGACTCTCCGATTGCTCAAAATATTATTGACAAATATGCAAAAAAGAAAGGATATCTTGTTGACAAAACATATTTATTAAAAGAAAGGGTTTCTAATGAAGTTCTGTCAATGGTTGATGAAGTTGAGAGGGATATTAAGAATTTAGGGTTTTCTGTCTTGCCACTCGATGAAATAAGCCTAAAATACAAGGATAAAAAGGCTTTTAATAGCGTAGTAGCAATTCTTAAGAGAACTCAAAAAATTTTACAGGTTTCTATTTCTCCTGAAATATACATACACTCTTCAACTTTAGAGAGGTTGATTGATTTATTAAAAGATTTTTTTCAAAGGAACAATGAACTTAGCGTTTCAGATTTTAAAGAACTTACAAATACTACGAGAAAGTTTTCTATTCCTCTTCTTGAATTTTGTGATAAGATGAGTTTTACTAAAAGAGTTGGAAATATTAGACAAAAAGGAAAGAAATTATAG